A genomic region of Planococcus kocurii contains the following coding sequences:
- the purE gene encoding 5-(carboxyamino)imidazole ribonucleotide mutase translates to MNPRIGVIMGSTSDWETMKHACDVLDELGLSYEKKVVSAHRTPDLMFSYAEQARERGLHVIIAGAGGAAHLPGMVAAKTTLPVIGVPVQSKALNGLDSLLSIVQMPGGVPVATVAIGKAGAVNAGLLAAQILGTVDEQAAQALHERRDRITAAVLESSGDLV, encoded by the coding sequence ATGAATCCGCGAATTGGCGTCATTATGGGAAGTACGAGTGATTGGGAAACAATGAAGCATGCGTGTGATGTATTAGATGAACTGGGATTAAGCTACGAAAAGAAAGTGGTTTCAGCGCACCGGACACCGGATTTAATGTTCAGCTATGCAGAACAAGCACGTGAACGTGGATTGCACGTGATTATTGCAGGGGCAGGCGGTGCTGCTCATTTGCCAGGTATGGTAGCAGCCAAAACAACTTTACCGGTTATCGGTGTACCTGTTCAATCAAAAGCGTTAAACGGCTTAGATTCCTTATTATCAATCGTTCAGATGCCTGGCGGAGTTCCAGTGGCGACTGTCGCTATCGGCAAAGCTGGAGCTGTAAATGCTGGGTTACTAGCAGCGCAAATACTGGGGACGGTAGATGAGCAGGCAGCACAAGCATTGCATGAAAGAAGAGATCGCATCACAGCAGCAGTTCTAGAAAGTTCGGGGGATTTGGTATGA
- the purB gene encoding adenylosuccinate lyase: MIARYTRPEMGAIWTEENKYNAWLEVEILACEAWAEIGDIPKEDVAKIRKDASFSVDRILEIEEETRHDVVAFTRAVSETLGEERKWVHYGLTSTDVVDTALSYLLKQANVIIRKDLTNFIEILANKAKEHKMTVMMGRTHGVHAEPTTFGLKLALWHEEMKRNLERFEAAAASIETGKMSGAVGTYANIDPFVEAYVCKELGLAASPISTQTLQRDRHAQYLSVLALIGSSVEKFATEIRGLQKSETREVEEFFAKGQKGSSAMPHKRNPIGSENMTGLARLIRGYMLTAYENVSLWHERDISHSSAERVILPDATIALNYMLNRFGNIVKNLTVFPENMKRNMDSTLGLIYSQRVLLALIDKGMAREAAYDTVQPCAMEAWENQTHFRKIVEANDTITAKLSKEELDDCFDYNHHLQQVDMIFNRLGLN, from the coding sequence ATGATCGCACGTTACACAAGACCCGAAATGGGCGCAATTTGGACAGAAGAAAACAAATACAATGCATGGCTAGAAGTTGAAATTTTAGCATGTGAAGCTTGGGCAGAAATCGGAGATATTCCGAAAGAAGACGTAGCCAAAATTCGTAAAGACGCTTCTTTTTCAGTAGATCGCATTTTGGAAATTGAAGAAGAAACACGTCATGATGTAGTTGCTTTTACAAGAGCAGTATCCGAAACGCTTGGCGAAGAACGCAAATGGGTTCATTACGGCTTAACTTCAACAGACGTTGTTGATACCGCATTGTCTTACTTGTTAAAACAAGCAAACGTCATTATCCGTAAAGACTTAACAAACTTTATCGAAATTCTTGCGAATAAAGCAAAAGAACATAAAATGACGGTCATGATGGGCCGTACACATGGTGTGCATGCAGAACCAACAACTTTCGGTTTGAAACTTGCATTATGGCACGAAGAAATGAAACGTAACTTAGAACGTTTCGAAGCGGCAGCAGCTTCAATTGAAACAGGCAAAATGTCTGGTGCAGTTGGAACGTACGCTAATATTGATCCATTTGTTGAAGCATATGTCTGCAAAGAGTTAGGTCTTGCAGCATCACCTATTTCCACACAAACATTGCAACGCGATCGTCACGCACAGTATTTAAGTGTACTCGCATTGATTGGTTCATCTGTTGAGAAATTTGCGACAGAAATTCGCGGATTGCAAAAATCGGAAACACGCGAAGTAGAAGAGTTTTTTGCAAAAGGCCAAAAAGGTTCTTCTGCAATGCCACATAAACGTAACCCAATCGGTTCTGAAAACATGACGGGCCTTGCACGTTTAATCCGTGGCTACATGCTAACAGCTTACGAAAACGTATCTTTATGGCACGAACGCGACATTTCGCATTCATCAGCAGAACGTGTGATTTTACCAGATGCAACGATTGCGCTTAACTACATGTTAAATCGTTTCGGTAATATCGTGAAAAACTTAACAGTGTTCCCAGAGAACATGAAACGCAATATGGATTCAACGTTAGGTTTGATTTATTCACAGCGTGTGTTGTTGGCATTGATCGATAAAGGGATGGCTCGCGAGGCAGCTTACGATACCGTTCAGCCATGTGCGATGGAAGCTTGGGAAAACCAAACGCATTTCCGCAAAATTGTGGAAGCAAATGACACGATTACAGCTAAGCTATCTAAAGAAGAATTGGATGATTGCTTTGATTACAATCACCACTTGCAACAAGTAGACATGATTTTCAACCGACTTGGATTAAACTAA
- the purS gene encoding phosphoribosylformylglycinamidine synthase subunit PurS, with protein sequence MKKVKVYVTLRESVLDPQGSAVMGSLHKMGYDEVADVRIGKYLELVIEDSERNVDSLVNELCHRLLANTVIEDYRYEIEEVVSQ encoded by the coding sequence ATGAAAAAAGTAAAAGTATACGTAACATTACGTGAAAGTGTATTGGACCCGCAAGGTTCTGCAGTTATGGGCTCTCTTCATAAAATGGGCTATGATGAAGTGGCAGATGTACGAATTGGCAAATACCTAGAATTGGTTATTGAAGACAGCGAACGCAATGTAGATTCTTTAGTAAATGAATTATGTCATCGACTTTTAGCAAACACTGTAATTGAAGATTACCGTTATGAAATTGAGGAGGTTGTCTCGCAATGA
- the purC gene encoding phosphoribosylaminoimidazolesuccinocarboxamide synthase — MEKGQLLYEGKAKRLYATDEQGILWVEYKDSATAFNGEKKEEITGKGILNNKITSLIFTKLQEAGIASHFVKQLSDHEQLVQSVSIIPLEVVVRNITAGSMAKRLGIEEGVAISRPVVEFYLKDDELGDPLITDDHVDMLKLATAEEVAVLKQKAREINEVLIGFFKEIGVDLVDFKIEFGRDKNGQILLADEISPDTCRLWDMKTKQKLDKDVFRRNLGNLTEAYELILTRLGGQHS; from the coding sequence ATGGAAAAAGGTCAGCTATTGTACGAAGGAAAAGCAAAACGCCTGTATGCAACGGATGAACAGGGAATTTTGTGGGTGGAATATAAAGATTCAGCAACGGCTTTCAACGGTGAGAAAAAAGAAGAAATTACCGGGAAAGGCATTTTGAACAATAAAATCACGTCACTGATTTTCACAAAATTGCAGGAAGCAGGCATTGCGTCTCATTTCGTTAAGCAATTGTCTGATCACGAACAATTGGTGCAAAGTGTAAGCATCATTCCATTGGAAGTAGTGGTCCGGAACATCACAGCGGGCAGCATGGCCAAACGTCTTGGCATTGAAGAAGGCGTGGCCATTAGCCGTCCGGTTGTGGAGTTCTATTTGAAAGATGATGAATTGGGCGATCCACTAATTACAGATGATCATGTTGATATGCTAAAGCTGGCAACTGCAGAGGAAGTGGCAGTGCTCAAGCAAAAGGCACGCGAAATTAATGAAGTGTTAATCGGCTTTTTTAAAGAAATTGGCGTAGATCTTGTTGATTTTAAAATTGAATTTGGCCGTGACAAAAATGGTCAAATTTTATTGGCAGATGAAATTTCGCCGGACACTTGCCGGCTTTGGGATATGAAAACAAAACAAAAGCTTGATAAAGACGTATTCCGCCGCAATCTTGGGAATTTGACAGAAGCGTACGAACTCATTTTAACTCGTCTAGGAGGACAACACTCATGA
- the purQ gene encoding phosphoribosylformylglycinamidine synthase subunit PurQ: MKFAVIVFPGSNCDLDMYHAVKDELGEEAEYVWHDSKDLSSYDGILLPGGFSYGDYLRCGAIAQFSGVMDEVRKAAEAGKPVLGICNGFQILTEAGLLPGVLLRNKNLKFMCRTVGLKVENNNTLFTNEYEQGEEIQIPIAHGEGNYYCDDATYNHLKENNQIVFTYADDFNGSRNNIAGIINERGNVLGMMPHPERAVSELIGGKDGLALFRSIVKQWRESHVSHA; the protein is encoded by the coding sequence ATGAAATTCGCAGTAATTGTTTTCCCAGGTTCGAATTGTGATTTGGACATGTACCATGCGGTCAAAGATGAATTAGGTGAAGAAGCAGAGTACGTATGGCATGACTCAAAAGATTTGAGCAGCTATGACGGGATTTTACTACCAGGCGGATTTTCATACGGCGATTACTTGCGTTGCGGCGCGATCGCTCAATTCTCTGGAGTCATGGATGAAGTAAGAAAAGCGGCTGAAGCAGGCAAGCCGGTTCTTGGAATCTGTAATGGTTTCCAAATCTTAACGGAAGCGGGTCTTTTGCCAGGCGTTCTTTTACGTAACAAAAACTTGAAGTTCATGTGCCGTACTGTTGGATTGAAAGTAGAAAACAACAATACCTTGTTCACAAATGAATACGAACAAGGTGAAGAAATCCAAATTCCAATCGCTCACGGAGAAGGCAATTATTATTGCGATGATGCGACATACAATCACCTTAAAGAAAACAATCAGATCGTCTTTACGTATGCAGATGATTTTAACGGCAGTCGAAACAACATTGCAGGAATCATTAACGAACGCGGAAACGTGCTAGGCATGATGCCGCATCCTGAACGTGCAGTATCAGAGTTAATCGGCGGCAAAGATGGCTTGGCTTTATTTAGATCAATCGTTAAACAGTGGAGGGAATCACATGTCAGTCATGCTTGA
- the purM gene encoding phosphoribosylformylglycinamidine cyclo-ligase: protein MSKAYEKAGVNIEAGYEAVNRMKSHVERTARKGMLGAFGGFGGMFDLSELNLKEPVLVSGTDGVGTKLKLAFMADRHDTIGIDCVAMCVNDIVAQGAEPLFFLDYIAVGKAIPEKIEQIVKGVADGCVQSGAALIGGETAEMPGLYEEDEYDIAGFAVGAAEKSKIVTGEKIAADDVLIGLASSGIHSNGYSLVRQIVFEQNQFTLDQQVEGYETLGPIGDALLTPTKIYAKAVAAIGKEIEIHGMAHVTGGGFIENIPRMMPEGLGAEISLGSWPVLDIFKLLKEKGELADRDLYSVFNMGIGFVVAVAPENAEKVLEIAKANGEQAYQIGRVSSTEGVQFQGQQDGTLDEN, encoded by the coding sequence GTGTCAAAAGCATATGAAAAAGCAGGCGTCAATATCGAAGCTGGCTATGAAGCAGTAAACCGCATGAAATCGCATGTAGAACGGACAGCGCGTAAAGGAATGCTCGGTGCGTTTGGTGGATTTGGCGGTATGTTCGATTTGTCTGAGCTAAATTTGAAGGAACCGGTTCTTGTTTCCGGAACGGATGGCGTGGGCACAAAACTAAAGCTTGCGTTCATGGCAGACCGTCACGATACAATCGGCATTGATTGTGTTGCGATGTGTGTCAATGACATCGTTGCACAAGGTGCGGAACCTTTATTTTTCTTAGACTATATCGCTGTCGGTAAAGCAATTCCTGAGAAAATTGAACAAATCGTTAAAGGCGTAGCGGATGGCTGTGTGCAATCGGGTGCCGCATTAATTGGCGGAGAAACAGCAGAAATGCCAGGACTTTATGAAGAAGATGAATACGATATTGCTGGGTTTGCGGTCGGAGCTGCGGAGAAATCCAAAATCGTTACAGGCGAAAAAATTGCAGCTGACGATGTATTAATCGGTCTTGCATCTAGCGGCATTCATTCAAACGGTTATTCGCTTGTACGTCAAATTGTATTTGAGCAAAATCAATTTACGCTAGATCAACAAGTTGAAGGTTATGAGACGCTTGGACCAATTGGTGATGCATTGTTAACACCTACGAAAATTTACGCGAAAGCTGTAGCTGCGATTGGCAAGGAGATTGAAATTCACGGCATGGCACATGTGACAGGTGGCGGATTTATCGAGAACATTCCACGGATGATGCCAGAAGGCTTAGGCGCAGAAATTTCACTTGGCAGCTGGCCAGTACTTGATATTTTCAAGTTGCTGAAAGAAAAAGGCGAGTTGGCAGACCGCGACTTGTACTCAGTTTTCAATATGGGAATTGGTTTTGTTGTAGCTGTAGCACCTGAAAACGCTGAAAAAGTGTTGGAAATCGCTAAAGCGAATGGTGAACAAGCTTACCAAATTGGTCGGGTTTCAAGTACTGAAGGCGTGCAATTCCAAGGACAACAGGACGGCACATTGGATGAAAACTAA
- the purN gene encoding phosphoribosylglycinamide formyltransferase, which translates to MKTKTKIAVFASGNGSNFQAIVDAITDGNLEAELMLVVTDKPQAFVVERAKKAGVASFSFIPSKYDSKQHYEEMLKEKLQALGVEWIILAGYMRLIGPVLLEAYENRIVNIHPSVLPAFPGKDAIGQTLAAGAENAGVTVHYVDAGMDTGNIIAQQSFPVLGRGREEVEQQIHQIEHELYPATLQQLFDR; encoded by the coding sequence ATGAAAACTAAAACAAAGATTGCTGTTTTTGCATCTGGCAATGGCTCTAATTTTCAAGCCATTGTCGATGCGATTACGGACGGTAACTTAGAGGCTGAATTAATGCTTGTTGTAACCGACAAGCCACAAGCGTTCGTAGTAGAACGTGCGAAAAAAGCAGGGGTGGCATCTTTTTCTTTTATTCCTTCTAAGTATGACTCCAAGCAACATTACGAAGAAATGTTAAAAGAAAAACTGCAAGCACTTGGAGTAGAATGGATTATCCTTGCAGGCTATATGCGCTTGATTGGCCCGGTTTTACTTGAAGCATATGAAAACCGCATTGTGAATATCCATCCTTCTGTTTTGCCCGCGTTTCCAGGAAAAGATGCAATCGGGCAAACACTTGCAGCAGGGGCAGAAAACGCAGGCGTCACAGTGCATTATGTAGACGCTGGAATGGATACAGGCAACATTATTGCACAACAATCGTTTCCGGTATTAGGTCGTGGACGTGAAGAAGTCGAGCAACAGATCCATCAGATTGAACATGAATTATATCCTGCAACATTGCAGCAATTATTCGACCGGTAA
- the purK gene encoding 5-(carboxyamino)imidazole ribonucleotide synthase, translating into MTKTILPGQTIGIIGGGQLGRMMALAAKEAGFKIAVLDPAMDSPTGQVADIQIVAPFNDQHALEELAEVSDVITYEFENIDVDGLSKLAEIAYVPQGSELIRVTQNRIVEKQAISEAGVVVADYVTASTFEELKEKSSQLSFPFVVKTARGGYDGKGQQTVSSIEELSLAKRLFTNGECVAEAFVEFTKEISVIIQRNVHGETAILPIGENIHKDHILHETIVPARIDKKTMDEAKKAAEKIATHLNMVGTLAVEMFVLEDGGIIVNELAPRPHNSGHYSIEATNISQFHQHIRAICGWPLRQPILWSQAVMVNVLGEHVAPLASKIAQFPNWSIHLYGKDEAKQKRKMGHVTILTEDLEATLGEIDRSGIWPE; encoded by the coding sequence ATGACAAAAACCATATTACCTGGACAAACGATTGGCATTATCGGCGGCGGTCAATTAGGACGCATGATGGCGCTTGCTGCAAAAGAAGCAGGATTTAAAATTGCTGTTCTCGATCCAGCTATGGATTCACCAACAGGTCAAGTTGCGGATATACAAATCGTTGCACCGTTTAATGATCAGCATGCGTTAGAAGAGTTAGCTGAAGTGAGTGACGTCATTACTTATGAGTTTGAAAATATAGATGTAGACGGGCTATCAAAATTAGCAGAAATCGCTTATGTGCCGCAAGGATCTGAATTGATTCGTGTGACACAAAATCGAATTGTTGAAAAACAAGCGATTTCTGAAGCTGGTGTTGTCGTGGCAGATTATGTTACAGCTTCTACGTTTGAAGAGTTAAAAGAAAAAAGTAGTCAATTGTCATTTCCATTCGTTGTGAAAACAGCACGAGGTGGGTATGACGGCAAGGGGCAACAAACTGTTTCTTCTATAGAAGAACTTTCTTTAGCCAAAAGATTATTCACAAATGGCGAATGTGTTGCTGAAGCTTTTGTAGAATTCACAAAAGAAATTTCCGTTATTATTCAACGCAACGTACACGGTGAAACAGCTATTTTGCCGATTGGTGAAAATATTCATAAAGACCATATTTTACATGAGACGATTGTTCCAGCAAGAATCGATAAAAAGACAATGGATGAGGCGAAAAAAGCAGCTGAAAAAATTGCGACTCATCTCAATATGGTAGGCACATTAGCCGTTGAAATGTTCGTGTTAGAAGACGGTGGCATTATCGTCAATGAATTGGCGCCACGTCCTCATAATTCAGGTCATTATTCAATCGAAGCGACAAACATATCGCAGTTCCATCAACATATCCGTGCCATTTGCGGCTGGCCACTAAGACAGCCAATCCTTTGGTCTCAAGCAGTAATGGTCAACGTGTTAGGTGAGCATGTCGCGCCACTTGCTTCAAAAATAGCACAATTTCCAAATTGGTCGATTCATTTGTACGGAAAAGACGAAGCAAAGCAGAAACGGAAGATGGGACATGTTACGATATTAACGGAAGACTTAGAGGCAACTTTAGGTGAAATAGATAGATCTGGCATTTGGCCAGAATAA
- a CDS encoding NETI motif-containing protein, whose translation MSKNTVWFEVEEHESISECLDRMKAEGYAAVGRKEEPLFQEVNGQPVPIRQIVKFKGDKLE comes from the coding sequence ATGAGTAAGAATACAGTGTGGTTTGAAGTTGAAGAACATGAATCTATTTCGGAATGTCTGGATCGGATGAAAGCGGAAGGCTACGCAGCAGTTGGACGAAAAGAGGAGCCTCTGTTTCAGGAAGTAAATGGCCAACCAGTACCTATTAGGCAAATCGTCAAGTTTAAAGGAGATAAACTAGAATAA
- the purL gene encoding phosphoribosylformylglycinamidine synthase subunit PurL, with amino-acid sequence MSVMLEPNAAQIKEQKVYQQMGLSDAEFEMVEKILGRLPNYTETGLFSVMWSEHCSYKNSKPVLAKFPTKGERVLQGPGEGAGIVDIGDGQAVVFKMESHNHPSAIEPYQGAATGVGGIIRDVFSMGARPIALLNSLRFGELTTPRVKYLFEEVVAGIAGYGNCIGIPTVGGEIQFDECYDGNPLVNAMCVGLINHEDIQKGIAKGTGNPVMYVGAKTGRDGIHGATFASEELTDGSDKNRPAVQVGDPFMEKLLLEACLELIKSDALIGIQDMGAAGLTSSSAEMASKAGSGIEMDLDHIPQRETGMTAYEMMLSESQERMLIVVKAGREPEIVELFEKYGLDAVTVGTVTDDSTLRLKHKGEIVAEVPVDALAEDAPVYHKPSAVPAYFTEFQQMDNVEPKVTDFNETLTALLKQPTIASKEWVYDQYDHQVRTSTVVSPGSDAAVVRVRGTNKGLAMTTDCNSRYIYLDPEVGGKIAVAEAARNVVVSGAKPLAITDCLNFGNPEKPEIFWQLEKAADGMSEACTILDSPVIGGNVSLYNETNGTAIYPTPTIGMVGLVEDLAHVTTQDVKTQDDFVYLIGESFTEFGGSELQKMVEGRIFGKAPAIDLTVEAQRQQEILSAIQQGLVASAHDVAEGGVAVALAEKTFGNELGMEVTLSGSATTALFSESQSRFVVTVSPENAEQFEKVVSDAKKVGQVTGDKFVINGEDGTTWINESVATLRSAWKGAIPCLLKSEA; translated from the coding sequence ATGTCAGTCATGCTTGAACCAAATGCTGCTCAAATAAAAGAACAAAAAGTATATCAACAAATGGGCTTATCGGACGCGGAATTTGAAATGGTTGAAAAGATTTTAGGAAGATTGCCAAACTATACGGAAACAGGTTTGTTTTCAGTTATGTGGTCTGAGCATTGTTCGTATAAAAACTCGAAACCCGTTCTTGCGAAATTCCCGACTAAAGGTGAACGTGTTCTTCAAGGACCTGGTGAAGGTGCTGGGATTGTCGACATCGGTGACGGACAAGCGGTCGTTTTCAAAATGGAATCGCATAACCACCCGTCAGCTATTGAACCTTATCAAGGAGCGGCTACTGGAGTTGGCGGCATTATTCGTGATGTCTTTTCAATGGGCGCACGTCCAATTGCGTTGCTGAACTCATTACGCTTTGGTGAATTAACAACACCCCGCGTGAAATACTTGTTTGAAGAAGTTGTTGCGGGAATTGCCGGATACGGAAACTGTATCGGAATTCCAACAGTGGGCGGAGAAATTCAATTTGATGAATGTTACGATGGCAATCCATTAGTGAACGCGATGTGTGTCGGATTGATTAATCATGAAGATATTCAAAAAGGAATTGCCAAAGGTACAGGTAACCCGGTCATGTACGTTGGCGCTAAAACAGGACGCGACGGCATTCACGGAGCCACTTTTGCTTCTGAAGAATTAACGGATGGCTCTGATAAAAACCGTCCTGCAGTACAAGTGGGTGACCCGTTTATGGAGAAACTGTTGCTTGAAGCTTGTTTAGAACTAATCAAGTCAGATGCGTTAATCGGGATTCAAGATATGGGTGCTGCTGGACTGACTTCTTCTTCAGCGGAAATGGCTTCTAAAGCAGGTTCAGGAATCGAAATGGACCTGGATCACATTCCACAACGTGAAACAGGGATGACAGCATACGAAATGATGCTTTCTGAATCACAAGAACGGATGTTAATCGTGGTTAAAGCTGGTCGTGAGCCTGAAATCGTTGAGTTGTTCGAGAAATACGGCTTAGATGCCGTGACAGTCGGTACGGTAACAGATGATTCGACATTACGTTTAAAACATAAAGGTGAAATTGTTGCAGAAGTTCCTGTTGACGCACTTGCAGAAGATGCGCCGGTTTACCATAAGCCTTCAGCTGTACCTGCGTACTTTACAGAGTTCCAACAAATGGACAACGTAGAGCCAAAAGTAACGGATTTCAATGAAACCTTAACCGCTTTATTAAAACAACCGACGATTGCTTCTAAAGAGTGGGTTTATGATCAATACGACCACCAAGTGCGCACAAGCACTGTGGTAAGCCCAGGGTCGGATGCTGCAGTTGTCCGTGTCCGTGGTACGAACAAAGGTTTAGCCATGACGACTGACTGTAACTCTCGCTATATTTACTTGGATCCAGAAGTGGGCGGTAAAATTGCGGTAGCAGAAGCAGCACGTAATGTTGTCGTATCAGGTGCGAAACCACTTGCGATTACAGATTGCTTAAACTTTGGGAATCCAGAAAAACCAGAAATCTTCTGGCAGTTAGAAAAAGCAGCAGACGGTATGTCTGAAGCATGTACCATCTTAGATTCTCCAGTTATCGGCGGAAACGTCTCGTTATACAATGAAACAAACGGTACGGCTATTTATCCAACACCAACAATCGGTATGGTCGGGCTTGTTGAAGACCTTGCACATGTAACAACGCAAGACGTTAAAACACAAGACGACTTTGTTTACTTGATTGGTGAAAGCTTTACAGAATTTGGCGGAAGTGAATTACAGAAGATGGTCGAGGGACGTATTTTCGGTAAAGCACCAGCGATCGATTTAACAGTCGAAGCACAGCGCCAACAAGAAATTTTATCGGCGATTCAACAAGGACTCGTTGCATCTGCACATGACGTTGCTGAAGGTGGCGTGGCTGTTGCATTAGCTGAAAAAACCTTTGGTAACGAATTAGGCATGGAAGTCACGTTGTCTGGATCTGCAACAACTGCTTTGTTCAGTGAATCGCAATCACGCTTTGTGGTAACAGTTAGCCCAGAAAACGCAGAACAGTTCGAGAAAGTCGTATCAGATGCTAAGAAAGTCGGCCAAGTCACGGGAGACAAATTTGTAATCAACGGTGAAGACGGTACGACTTGGATTAACGAATCCGTCGCAACGCTTCGCTCAGCTTGGAAAGGAGCTATCCCATGCTTGCTGAAATCAGAAGCTTAA
- the purF gene encoding amidophosphoribosyltransferase yields the protein MLAEIRSLNEECGVFGIWGHPNATQLTYYGLHALQHRGQEGAGIVSTDGEALLPLKGEGMVSEVFTPEKIEKIAGHAAIGHVRYATAGGSGIENVQPLLFNSTTGSLAISHNGNLVNATQLKGHLERQGSIFQTTSDTEVLAHLIKRSGYATFEEKAKNALSLLKGAFACVILTEEAMYIALDPNGLRPLSLGKLGDAWVTASETCAFDIVGAEFVRSVEPGEFLIITKDGMRAERFAYPEERSICTMEYVYFSRPDSDIDGINVHAARKRLGVQLAKEVQIEADVVTGVPDSSISAAIGYSEQSGIPYELGMIKNRYVGRTFIQPSQDLREQGVKMKLSPVRQVVKGKRVIMVDDSIVRGTTSRRIVNLLKEAGATEVHVVISSPPIKNPCFYGIDISTAGELIAANNTIEEMREIIGADSLTFLSVDGMVQNIGRTDPGSKCGHCLACFTGEYPTNIYPDTVLPHEKEKVK from the coding sequence ATGCTTGCTGAAATCAGAAGCTTAAATGAAGAATGTGGTGTCTTTGGAATATGGGGACATCCGAATGCGACGCAATTGACGTATTACGGATTGCACGCTTTACAACACCGCGGTCAAGAAGGTGCTGGAATTGTTTCAACTGATGGAGAAGCTCTTCTCCCATTAAAAGGTGAAGGCATGGTCAGTGAAGTGTTTACGCCTGAAAAAATAGAGAAAATAGCAGGACATGCCGCAATTGGCCATGTTCGCTATGCAACAGCAGGAGGCAGCGGCATTGAAAATGTCCAGCCTCTGCTCTTTAACTCAACTACTGGTAGTTTGGCGATTTCACATAACGGTAATTTAGTCAATGCCACGCAGTTAAAAGGACACCTAGAACGTCAGGGCAGTATTTTCCAAACAACTTCAGATACAGAAGTGTTGGCACATTTAATTAAACGAAGCGGCTATGCGACGTTTGAAGAGAAAGCGAAAAATGCGTTGTCTTTATTAAAAGGCGCTTTTGCTTGTGTAATTTTGACTGAAGAAGCGATGTATATTGCGTTGGATCCAAATGGCTTACGTCCGTTGTCTCTTGGTAAATTGGGGGATGCGTGGGTAACGGCTTCTGAAACGTGTGCGTTTGATATTGTAGGAGCAGAATTTGTTCGTTCGGTTGAACCAGGTGAATTTTTGATCATTACGAAAGACGGCATGCGTGCAGAACGTTTTGCTTATCCAGAAGAGCGTTCGATTTGTACGATGGAATATGTTTACTTTTCTCGTCCTGACTCGGATATCGATGGCATTAACGTTCACGCAGCAAGAAAACGTTTAGGCGTTCAATTAGCAAAAGAAGTACAAATTGAAGCGGACGTGGTAACAGGTGTTCCGGATTCGAGTATTTCAGCTGCCATTGGCTATTCTGAACAAAGCGGGATTCCGTATGAACTTGGCATGATCAAAAACCGTTATGTCGGACGTACCTTTATCCAACCTTCACAAGATTTGCGTGAACAAGGCGTGAAGATGAAACTTTCGCCAGTGCGTCAAGTTGTGAAAGGCAAACGTGTGATTATGGTGGATGATTCAATTGTTCGTGGTACAACGTCACGACGCATTGTCAACTTACTAAAAGAAGCAGGTGCGACAGAAGTTCATGTGGTGATTAGTTCACCGCCAATCAAAAATCCATGCTTTTATGGCATTGACATTAGCACAGCAGGCGAATTAATCGCGGCTAACAATACAATAGAAGAAATGCGAGAAATTATTGGTGCAGATTCGTTAACATTCTTATCGGTTGATGGCATGGTTCAAAATATTGGACGCACAGATCCTGGATCAAAATGTGGGCATTGCCTAGCTTGCTTTACAGGAGAATACCCAACCAATATTTATCCAGATACCGTATTGCCGCACGAAAAAGAAAAAGTGAAATAA